In Papaver somniferum cultivar HN1 chromosome 1, ASM357369v1, whole genome shotgun sequence, a genomic segment contains:
- the LOC113323334 gene encoding ankyrin repeat-containing protein NPR4-like isoform X2, giving the protein MGVFATMGGFVKRVRVSAVEKLGRFSYSFCYKTTGFGMYHESYRPLLEAAMNNDWQSARVFIDNDPGSVKASITVCGRTALHIAAGSAHSEFVLNLIEIMPIEALELKDRYDGNTALHLAVIAGLEDAVKVMVKKHKKLIRICNNEGLNPLLNAAIYVSRKNEEIIRFLCDEMQDEPTIFQGHSGAHLICSITHAALYELATTLIDRHPSLATAQEDDGNSTALYAIAEKDLSIPTAYAKSILSFLTYYGLCEITKKPSIFLKVLFFFDHNSRGFHARQLQSIVVLELVELIFKQFKRMNGEDKYQFFFGSNFLKTAVKNGSIDIVRMCISTYPDQLWIPQERRNIFEIAVKNRQEKIFDYLYEHMNADEKILTTRTVESNGGNILHVAAKIAPPSRLNIYSSPVAQIQSEIIWFKKVKNRVPRSLRNMRNGDGEIPREVFTREHKDLVKKAEAYMIRTAESCQVVAALVATVAFAAAITLPGGTFSDVTDATKTGKPVLLQKQSFLVFMVAEALALFSSTTAILLFLSIYIGNHTERNFQLTLPRTLKRGLRSLILSVLSVIFKLSVEIDFRIGRHRETSLLDDI; this is encoded by the exons ATGGGGGTTTTTGCCACCATGGGAGGCTTTGTAAAGAGAGTTCGTGTTTCTGCTGTAGAGAAACTAGGTCGTTTCAGTTACTCCTTCTGTTATAAGACTACAG GATTTGGCATGTACCACGAATCATATCGACCTTTATTAGAGGCTGCAATGAATAATGATTGGCAATCAGCAAGAGTTTTCATAGATAATGATCCCGGTTCAGTTAAAGCTTCGATCACAGTATGTGGAAGGACTGCATTGCATATTGCAGCTGGTTCAGCACACTCAGAATTCGTTTTAAATCTAATCGAAATTATGCCCATAGAAGCACTTGAGTTGAAAGACAGGTATGATGGTAATACAGCTCTTCATCTTGCTGTAATTGCTGGGCTTGAAGACGCTGTTAAAGTAATggtgaaaaaacataaaaaattaatACGTATATGTAACAATGAGGGGTTGAATCCGCTACTCAATGCTGCTATATATGTCAGTCGGAAGAATGAAGAAATTATTAGATTCCTCTGTGATGAGATGCAAGATGAACCAACTATCTTTCAAGGTCATTCGGGAGCTCATCTCATATGCAGCATAACTCATGCTGCTTTATACG AATTGGCAACTACTCTAATCGACCGACACCCAAGCTTAGCAACTGCCCAAGAGGACGATGGCAACAGTACTGCGCTATATGCTATTGCAGAAAAGGATCTTTCAATTCCAACCGCCTATGCAAAATCGATACTATCATTCCTAACAT ATTATGGCCTTTGCGAAATCACTAAGAAGCCATCCATATTTCTCAAAGTGCTATTCTTCTTCGACCACAATTCTAGAG GTTTTCACGCTCGCCAACTGCAATCCATTGTTGTCCTGGAATTGGTAGAGTTGATTTTTAAACAATTTAAAAGAATGAACGGGGAAGATAAGTATCAATTTTTCTTCGGCTCCAATTTCCTAAAAACTGCGGTAAAAAATGGTTCAATCGACATTGTAAGAATGTGCATTTCAACTTACCCGGATCAACTTTGGATTCCTCAAGAGCGGAGAAACATCTTTGAAATAGCGGTCAAGAACAGACAGGAAAAAATCTTCGATTACTTGTACGAACACATGAACGCAGATGAGAAGATTTTAACTACTCGCACAGTAGAATCAAACGGTGGTAATATCCTACATGTTGCTGCCAAAATTGCACCTCCTTCTCGGCTAAATATTTATTCCAGCCCTGTTGCTCAAATCCAAAGTGAGATTATTTGGTTTAAG aaAGTGAAGAATAGGGTACCACGTTCTTTACGAAATATGAGAAATGGGGATGGTGAAATTCCTCGAGAGGTTTTTACTCGGGAACACAAAGATTTAGTGAAAAAAGCCGAGGCATACATGATACGTACTGCCGAATCATGTCAGGTAGTGGCCGCTCTGGTAGCTACGGTTGCATTTGCGGCAGCAATTACACTACCTGGTGGAACTTTCAGTGACGTTACTGATGCAACTAAGACGGGAAAGCCTGTACTTTTGCAAAAGCAGTCATTCCTTGTATTCATGGTGGCAGAGGCTCTAGCTCTGTTTTCTTCAACCACAGCAATTCTTCTGTTCTTATCCATCTATATTGGGAATCATACTGAAAGGAATTTTCAGCTAACATTGCCAAGAACGCTTAAGAGAGGTCTTAGAAGTCTCATCCTATCGGTTTTGAGTGTG ATCTTTAAATTGTCCGTTGAAATTGATTTTCGAATTGGAAGGCATCGAGAAACCAGTCTATTGGACGATATCTAG
- the LOC113323334 gene encoding ankyrin repeat-containing protein NPR4-like isoform X1, with product MGVFATMGGFVKRVRVSAVEKLGRFSYSFCYKTTGFGMYHESYRPLLEAAMNNDWQSARVFIDNDPGSVKASITVCGRTALHIAAGSAHSEFVLNLIEIMPIEALELKDRYDGNTALHLAVIAGLEDAVKVMVKKHKKLIRICNNEGLNPLLNAAIYVSRKNEEIIRFLCDEMQDEPTIFQGHSGAHLICSITHAALYELATTLIDRHPSLATAQEDDGNSTALYAIAEKDLSIPTAYAKSILSFLTYYGLCEITKKPSIFLKVLFFFDHNSRGFHARQLQSIVVLELVELIFKQFKRMNGEDKYQFFFGSNFLKTAVKNGSIDIVRMCISTYPDQLWIPQERRNIFEIAVKNRQEKIFDYLYEHMNADEKILTTRTVESNGGNILHVAAKIAPPSRLNIYSSPVAQIQSEIIWFKKVKNRVPRSLRNMRNGDGEIPREVFTREHKDLVKKAEAYMIRTAESCQVVAALVATVAFAAAITLPGGTFSDVTDATKTGKPVLLQKQSFLVFMVAEALALFSSTTAILLFLSIYIGNHTERNFQLTLPRTLKRGLRSLILSVLSVVIAFSMALSMILEDRYKWAPYLMLAVAAFTFYRSLNCPLKLIFELEGIEKPVYWTISRDHQPDVPLPMQNV from the exons ATGGGGGTTTTTGCCACCATGGGAGGCTTTGTAAAGAGAGTTCGTGTTTCTGCTGTAGAGAAACTAGGTCGTTTCAGTTACTCCTTCTGTTATAAGACTACAG GATTTGGCATGTACCACGAATCATATCGACCTTTATTAGAGGCTGCAATGAATAATGATTGGCAATCAGCAAGAGTTTTCATAGATAATGATCCCGGTTCAGTTAAAGCTTCGATCACAGTATGTGGAAGGACTGCATTGCATATTGCAGCTGGTTCAGCACACTCAGAATTCGTTTTAAATCTAATCGAAATTATGCCCATAGAAGCACTTGAGTTGAAAGACAGGTATGATGGTAATACAGCTCTTCATCTTGCTGTAATTGCTGGGCTTGAAGACGCTGTTAAAGTAATggtgaaaaaacataaaaaattaatACGTATATGTAACAATGAGGGGTTGAATCCGCTACTCAATGCTGCTATATATGTCAGTCGGAAGAATGAAGAAATTATTAGATTCCTCTGTGATGAGATGCAAGATGAACCAACTATCTTTCAAGGTCATTCGGGAGCTCATCTCATATGCAGCATAACTCATGCTGCTTTATACG AATTGGCAACTACTCTAATCGACCGACACCCAAGCTTAGCAACTGCCCAAGAGGACGATGGCAACAGTACTGCGCTATATGCTATTGCAGAAAAGGATCTTTCAATTCCAACCGCCTATGCAAAATCGATACTATCATTCCTAACAT ATTATGGCCTTTGCGAAATCACTAAGAAGCCATCCATATTTCTCAAAGTGCTATTCTTCTTCGACCACAATTCTAGAG GTTTTCACGCTCGCCAACTGCAATCCATTGTTGTCCTGGAATTGGTAGAGTTGATTTTTAAACAATTTAAAAGAATGAACGGGGAAGATAAGTATCAATTTTTCTTCGGCTCCAATTTCCTAAAAACTGCGGTAAAAAATGGTTCAATCGACATTGTAAGAATGTGCATTTCAACTTACCCGGATCAACTTTGGATTCCTCAAGAGCGGAGAAACATCTTTGAAATAGCGGTCAAGAACAGACAGGAAAAAATCTTCGATTACTTGTACGAACACATGAACGCAGATGAGAAGATTTTAACTACTCGCACAGTAGAATCAAACGGTGGTAATATCCTACATGTTGCTGCCAAAATTGCACCTCCTTCTCGGCTAAATATTTATTCCAGCCCTGTTGCTCAAATCCAAAGTGAGATTATTTGGTTTAAG aaAGTGAAGAATAGGGTACCACGTTCTTTACGAAATATGAGAAATGGGGATGGTGAAATTCCTCGAGAGGTTTTTACTCGGGAACACAAAGATTTAGTGAAAAAAGCCGAGGCATACATGATACGTACTGCCGAATCATGTCAGGTAGTGGCCGCTCTGGTAGCTACGGTTGCATTTGCGGCAGCAATTACACTACCTGGTGGAACTTTCAGTGACGTTACTGATGCAACTAAGACGGGAAAGCCTGTACTTTTGCAAAAGCAGTCATTCCTTGTATTCATGGTGGCAGAGGCTCTAGCTCTGTTTTCTTCAACCACAGCAATTCTTCTGTTCTTATCCATCTATATTGGGAATCATACTGAAAGGAATTTTCAGCTAACATTGCCAAGAACGCTTAAGAGAGGTCTTAGAAGTCTCATCCTATCGGTTTTGAGTGTGGTAATTGCATTTAGCATGGCACTTTCAATGATACTTGAGGACAGATATAAATGGGCTCCATATCTGATGTTGGCGGTTGCCGCTTTTACTTTTTACAGATCTTTAAATTGTCCGTTGAAATTGATTTTCGAATTGGAAGGCATCGAGAAACCAGTCTATTGGACGATATCTAGAGATCACCAACCTGATGTACCACTTCCTATGCAAAATGTTTGA